A part of Tessaracoccus timonensis genomic DNA contains:
- a CDS encoding GNAT family N-acetyltransferase, with protein MLNALRIRRLSVDDATAMAEVLSAASLYEFIGGSPPSAAELARRYAVQVVGVSPDGQEQWINEVVVLDPYDRPIGYVQATIPSAGGPAEIAWVIGEAWQGRGYATRAAQLLVELLVGRGVTELVAHIHPDNVASQKIAQRLGLQPTNLIVDGETRWEGPCG; from the coding sequence ATGCTCAATGCTTTGCGGATCCGTCGGCTCTCTGTCGACGATGCGACCGCGATGGCGGAAGTGCTGAGCGCAGCATCGCTCTATGAGTTTATTGGCGGCTCGCCACCATCGGCAGCGGAGCTCGCAAGGCGCTATGCGGTACAGGTTGTCGGCGTTTCGCCGGATGGGCAGGAACAGTGGATCAATGAGGTGGTCGTTCTTGACCCTTATGACCGGCCTATCGGCTACGTGCAGGCGACCATTCCCAGCGCTGGTGGTCCGGCGGAGATTGCCTGGGTGATCGGTGAAGCATGGCAAGGACGCGGGTACGCCACCCGAGCGGCACAGCTCCTCGTGGAGCTCCTGGTTGGACGAGGCGTGACCGAGCTGGTTGCTCACATCCACCCCGATAACGTTGCCTCGCAAAAGATCGCACAACGACTGGGGTTACAACCGACGAATCTCATCGTTGACGGTGAGACCCGCTGGGAAGGACCTTGCGGGTGA
- a CDS encoding GatB/YqeY domain-containing protein → MSLEKQIHDDMVAAMRAKDKTLTTTLRMAIAALKKEKVAGDVARELTEDEEVAVLQREVRARKDSAQAYIDGGRPELAEAETAEAEVLSKYLPAMLTDGELDQIIADEVQAAADASGEKPTMKQMGQIMKAVNAKVSGRAEGATVAAKVKQALAG, encoded by the coding sequence ATGAGCCTCGAGAAGCAGATCCACGACGACATGGTTGCCGCCATGCGAGCCAAAGACAAGACCCTCACCACCACGCTGCGCATGGCCATTGCCGCGCTGAAGAAGGAGAAGGTTGCTGGCGACGTCGCCCGCGAACTCACCGAGGATGAAGAGGTTGCGGTGCTGCAGCGCGAGGTGCGCGCCCGGAAGGATTCCGCGCAAGCGTACATCGACGGTGGTCGCCCCGAGTTGGCGGAGGCTGAAACTGCGGAGGCCGAGGTGCTCTCCAAGTACCTCCCTGCCATGCTCACCGACGGGGAACTCGACCAGATCATCGCCGACGAGGTGCAGGCGGCTGCCGACGCGTCGGGCGAGAAGCCCACGATGAAGCAGATGGGCCAGATCATGAAGGCCGTGAATGCGAAGGTGAGCGGTCGCGCCGAGGGTGCCACCGTCGCAGCAAAGGTAAAGCAGGCCCTGGCTGGGTGA
- the brnQ gene encoding branched-chain amino acid transport system II carrier protein gives MNRNPTPRTLRILESLLLGSLTFGLFFGAGNLIFPVSLGLQAGNNGVPAALGFLVAAVGIPVLGVIATATAGTRSLPELASRVHPVFAMVFTCALYLTIGPFFAIPRTATVSYEIAFGNSEGTGNALALAVFSAVFFILVLVAALRPGRILDIVGKFLTPIFLALLGVLLVAAFLAPAAPAPDPVGAYASHAAARGILDGYNTMDGLASLAFAIIVIDSARKLGVTGKGRIATEVCKAGAVAAVAMGAIYLALAVLGSRMTELVARDTNGAVALATMSRWLFGSTGHVLAALIMFVACLKTAIGLIVASAETFSLMFPQLGSQRRWAIGFTLWSLIMANLGLDTIIHAAVPVLQVLYPMAIMLIVLGLLDRFVAGQAAIHWLPVLFAGLASLATVLVTAGWLPSGAWTRLLPGFDLGFGWVLPATVGFLVGGVVSVWRRSPSSRSTR, from the coding sequence GTGAATAGGAACCCGACGCCACGAACACTGCGTATCCTCGAGTCCCTTCTGTTGGGTTCGCTCACATTCGGGTTGTTCTTCGGCGCCGGCAACCTAATTTTTCCTGTGTCGCTCGGGCTGCAGGCTGGCAACAATGGGGTTCCCGCTGCGCTCGGCTTCCTCGTCGCGGCGGTGGGCATCCCTGTCCTCGGCGTCATTGCGACGGCCACCGCAGGCACCCGCAGTTTGCCCGAGCTGGCATCACGGGTGCACCCCGTGTTCGCGATGGTGTTTACCTGCGCGCTCTACCTCACGATCGGCCCGTTCTTTGCGATACCCCGCACCGCCACCGTGTCGTACGAGATCGCCTTCGGCAACTCAGAAGGCACGGGAAATGCGCTCGCGCTCGCGGTGTTCAGTGCGGTCTTTTTCATACTCGTACTCGTCGCTGCCCTTCGCCCCGGGCGCATCCTCGACATCGTCGGCAAATTCCTCACACCCATCTTCCTCGCGCTCCTCGGCGTGCTCCTCGTCGCCGCCTTCCTTGCCCCGGCAGCCCCAGCGCCGGACCCCGTCGGGGCTTATGCCTCGCACGCGGCTGCGCGTGGCATCCTCGATGGCTACAACACGATGGACGGGCTCGCATCCCTCGCGTTCGCCATCATCGTGATCGATTCCGCGCGCAAGCTCGGTGTCACGGGCAAGGGGCGCATCGCAACAGAGGTATGCAAGGCAGGTGCAGTTGCCGCTGTCGCGATGGGCGCGATCTACCTCGCACTCGCGGTGCTGGGCTCGCGCATGACTGAGCTGGTGGCCCGCGACACCAACGGGGCGGTCGCACTGGCGACGATGTCACGCTGGTTGTTCGGCAGCACGGGGCATGTTCTCGCCGCGCTGATTATGTTCGTCGCGTGTTTGAAGACCGCGATCGGCCTCATCGTCGCTAGCGCTGAAACCTTCTCGCTCATGTTTCCCCAGCTCGGGAGCCAGCGACGGTGGGCCATCGGCTTCACACTGTGGTCGCTCATCATGGCGAATCTCGGCCTCGACACCATCATCCATGCAGCCGTGCCAGTGCTCCAGGTGCTCTATCCCATGGCCATCATGCTCATCGTGCTCGGCTTGCTGGACCGTTTCGTCGCGGGTCAGGCAGCCATCCACTGGCTGCCAGTCCTCTTCGCGGGCTTGGCATCACTCGCGACGGTGCTCGTCACCGCTGGCTGGTTGCCCAGCGGCGCGTGGACGCGCCTGCTTCCCGGGTTCGACTTGGGGTTTGGGTGGGTGCTCCCCGCGACGGTGGGGTTCCTCGTCGGGGGAGTGGTCAGCGTTTGGCGACGCTCCCCAAGCTCGCGATCCACACGCTGA
- a CDS encoding heme A synthase, which yields MSGEQHDEQEVGQVEQGAVPGAVTRAVFVAAAIVTFAAVALGSVVCATDSSAACPNWPGCYVGQIAPEAQLNPILEFVHRVVAVSCGPLLLTAAIVGLRVKDPLVRVLPWVAFVGAMIAGVLGMLTVKVGISKAWAAFDLGASLIALVAITVAAVCVLRYPRRWRPGATGRLAWGAVGALFAFHICSVLVAGSGSLTRCMSWPVWRIIEADGNVAWQWVRLVLGGVAAVLTALVAVQGLRRSDTRVFGAVLAVLVVCEVAMGLTVVAHGADLTVKAWYAALAAATFCVSVWIASLGSVAKR from the coding sequence ATGTCGGGGGAACAGCATGACGAGCAGGAGGTAGGCCAAGTGGAGCAGGGTGCGGTGCCGGGAGCTGTGACGAGGGCGGTGTTCGTCGCTGCCGCGATCGTCACCTTCGCCGCGGTGGCCTTGGGTTCGGTGGTGTGCGCGACGGACTCCAGCGCTGCGTGCCCGAACTGGCCGGGCTGCTACGTCGGCCAGATCGCGCCGGAAGCGCAGCTCAACCCCATCCTGGAGTTCGTGCACCGAGTGGTCGCCGTCAGCTGCGGCCCACTCCTGCTGACCGCGGCGATCGTCGGGCTCCGCGTGAAAGATCCGCTGGTCAGAGTGCTGCCGTGGGTGGCGTTCGTCGGCGCCATGATCGCTGGTGTGCTGGGGATGCTGACGGTGAAGGTTGGCATCTCGAAAGCTTGGGCTGCCTTCGATCTCGGGGCCAGCCTTATCGCGCTCGTCGCGATCACCGTGGCTGCTGTGTGCGTACTGCGGTATCCCCGACGGTGGCGGCCAGGCGCTACTGGACGCCTGGCCTGGGGTGCCGTTGGGGCACTGTTCGCGTTTCACATCTGCAGCGTGTTGGTGGCGGGTTCCGGTTCGCTCACCCGGTGCATGAGTTGGCCGGTGTGGCGCATCATCGAGGCCGACGGCAACGTGGCCTGGCAGTGGGTGCGTCTGGTGCTGGGCGGGGTTGCCGCAGTTCTTACTGCGCTGGTGGCGGTGCAAGGCCTGCGCCGCAGCGATACTCGCGTGTTTGGTGCCGTGCTGGCGGTGTTGGTGGTGTGTGAGGTGGCGATGGGGCTCACCGTCGTCGCGCACGGTGCTGACCTCACGGTAAAGGCCTGGTACGCCGCGTTGGCAGCCGCGACGTTCTGCGTCAGCGTGTGGATCGCGAGCTTGGGGAGCGTCGCCAAACGCTGA
- a CDS encoding metallophosphoesterase, whose translation MKFIATGDWQLGMTAHYLDEQARPRYLEARFEAVRHIGALADEHGAEFVVVCGDVFESNQLDRRVLAQAFEAMRAIAVPLVLVPGNHDPLDASSIYNSQAFQQRCPSHVHVLRSGEPFAVREGVEVVGAPWKSKRPLTDLLGEAIDGLELPSGSVVRVLAGHGAASTLNPDPDEPSTFDVPRLTQALDDGLIHFVAVGDKHSTTQVADGIWYPGTPEVTSRREPDPGNVLLVEVQPDGINVETLHVGQWQFLVVEATLGSGADVEALTRRLERVAHKSRTAVWLRLSGSITTVQHAQLEAALDDLAYLFAKLSIWERHNDLAVIPDDADFSDLGLTGFADDALQELIQRASSDDDDDAGAAHDALSLLYRFAGGAR comes from the coding sequence GTGAAGTTCATCGCAACAGGCGATTGGCAGCTCGGCATGACCGCGCATTATCTCGACGAACAGGCACGCCCACGCTACCTGGAGGCCCGGTTCGAGGCTGTGCGGCACATCGGGGCGTTGGCTGACGAACACGGGGCTGAATTCGTCGTCGTATGCGGCGACGTGTTCGAATCCAACCAACTCGATCGACGAGTGCTGGCGCAGGCGTTTGAAGCCATGCGCGCCATCGCTGTTCCCCTGGTGCTGGTTCCCGGCAACCATGATCCACTTGATGCTTCCTCCATCTATAACTCGCAGGCGTTCCAACAGCGTTGTCCCAGTCACGTTCACGTCCTTCGCAGCGGCGAGCCGTTCGCGGTGCGCGAGGGCGTCGAAGTTGTGGGAGCGCCCTGGAAGTCCAAACGCCCGCTCACAGATCTCCTGGGCGAGGCTATCGACGGCCTCGAGCTACCGTCGGGCAGCGTTGTCCGCGTGCTCGCCGGACACGGGGCAGCGTCAACCCTCAACCCAGACCCGGACGAGCCCTCCACCTTCGACGTCCCACGGCTCACTCAGGCGCTGGACGACGGCCTGATCCACTTCGTCGCGGTAGGCGACAAGCACTCCACCACCCAAGTGGCCGACGGCATTTGGTACCCCGGCACACCCGAGGTCACGAGCCGACGCGAGCCAGATCCGGGCAACGTGCTGCTGGTCGAGGTGCAGCCAGACGGAATCAACGTTGAGACGTTGCACGTCGGGCAGTGGCAGTTTCTCGTTGTGGAAGCCACCCTCGGCTCCGGCGCCGACGTGGAGGCCCTCACCCGACGCCTGGAGCGCGTCGCGCACAAGTCCCGCACTGCGGTGTGGCTACGGCTGTCCGGTTCCATCACAACGGTGCAGCATGCACAGCTCGAAGCGGCACTCGACGATCTCGCGTATCTTTTTGCAAAACTCAGTATCTGGGAACGTCACAACGACCTAGCGGTGATTCCTGACGATGCCGACTTCTCCGACCTCGGCCTCACCGGGTTTGCCGACGACGCGCTGCAGGAACTCATCCAACGTGCGTCCAGCGACGACGATGACGACGCGGGGGCAGCACACGACGCCCTCAGCTTGCTGTACCGCTTCGCAGGAGGTGCGCGATGA